One window of Felis catus isolate Fca126 chromosome D4, F.catus_Fca126_mat1.0, whole genome shotgun sequence genomic DNA carries:
- the LOC123381519 gene encoding lysine-specific demethylase 6B-like produces MTSSAGATARTPSRIGLNAGKLVTFSITSTARASQMTFPDVRGPAYRTRAVTLGGATILARYPPPPQELHPPEKPPPSTASIALTGSWNLGPWGASRKARRCLLQTGRPSPPDRRLKRILDLARRSPGEKTPPRGVTILHPSAAPPWGPSVPSENEPSFPLLALGHPQSFLERRPAPQPSVSPGPELSEAPGKGERAGGGGAAQKLECRLQTLSLRVVM; encoded by the exons ATGACCAGCAGCGCAGGGGCGACGGCGCGGACCCCCAGCCGCATAGGACTGAACGCCGGGAAGCTGGTGACGTTCAGCATCACAAGTACAGCGCGAGCGTCGCAGATGACATTTCCGGACGTCCGTGGCCCCGCGTACCGCACACGCGCTGTCACCCTCGGAGGCGCCACCATCCTGGCGAG GTACCCACCCCCTCCTCAGGAATTGCACCCCCCAGAGAAGCCTCCACCTTCTACAGCAAGCATCGCCCTGACTGGTAGCTGGAACCTCGGCCCCTGGGGAGCATCACGGAAGGCAAGAAGGTGTTTATTACAGACAGGCCGGCCATCTCCACCCGACAGGCGGCTCAAGAG GATCCTGGACTTGGCCCGACGGAGCCCCGGAGAGAAAACGCCCCCCAGAGGCGTTACCATCCTTCACCCCTCGGCTGCACCACCGTGGGGGCCGAGCGTGCCGAGTGAAAATgagccctccttccctctcctggcTCTCGGCCACCCGCAGTCATTTCTGGAGCGACGCCCAGCTCCCCAGCCCTCCGTGTCGCCTGGCCCAGAGCTTTCAGAAGCCCCCGGAAAAGGggagcgggcggggggggggggggctgcgcaGAAGCTGGAGTGTAGACTGCAGACACTCTCACTCAGAGTTGTGATGTGA